A genomic window from Lotus japonicus ecotype B-129 chromosome 1, LjGifu_v1.2 includes:
- the LOC130733145 gene encoding probable disease resistance protein At1g52660 encodes MESLIYCIEKILHGPIHRLRLLFIMKKVDIEREKLILNRELLREKVEAIDKTEKVNDAFLEWLEEMEKVREEELSELEAAITDRSNWISPDTERILRLYNGLLDKMKILNSKCVFEAFSNPIPGLEYFSSRHFVCFESTKETSDQLMEAMQDDSIHIIGLYGKQGSGKTKLVEAVGKKAKYLNIFNEVVFATVSQNTNIVWRIQNQIADLLDLKIERHSEAARARTIYSKIESKGRVLVILDDVREKLELENIGIPITRRQQECTSMDCQREIPLHPLFEEEAWTLLKKYSGIDDESSSALLTVAQEVANECKGLPSTIKDVGSSLKGHPVEEWKAVLGSLRHSMARYQIFLSFRGDDTRYSFTGSLFDALCREGFKTFMDDGGLESGDQISLSLINAIEASRLSIVVLSENYASSSWCLEELVTILDCIKKKNQLVWPIFYKGDPSDIRHQKSSYGKAMAKHESRLVNDSEKVQRWRSALSEIAGLSGMHYNTGYEHKFIQTIVERAKNNRNRLYVQSTDMD; translated from the exons ATGGAATCATTGATATACTGCATTGAGAAAATCCTACATGGTCCTATCCATAGGTTACGTCTTCTTTTTATAATGAAAAAGGTGGACATCGAAAGGGAGAAGCTAATTTTAAATCGAGAACTGTTGAGGGAAAAGGTTGAAGCTATAGACAAAACAGAAAAAGTCAATGATGCCTTTCTGGAGTGGCTAGAAGAAATGGAGAAAGTCAGAGAAGAGGAGCTATCTGAATTAGAagcggcgattactgacaggtCCAATTGGATCAGTCCTGATACTGAGAGGATTCTTAGGTTGTACAATGGATTGCTAGATAAAATGAAGATACTGAATTCAAAATGTGTATTCGAGGCATTTTCCAACCCAATTCCAGGTTTAGAGTACTTCTCTTCTAGACATTTTGTATGTTTCGAGTCCACAAAAGAGACGTCAGATCAACTTATGGAAGCAATGCAAGATGATAGTATCCATATCATTGGATTGTATGGGAAGCAAGGTTCAGGTAAAACAAAATTGGTAGAAGCAGTGGGTAAGAAAGCCAAGtatttgaatatttttaatgaagTTGTATTTGCCACTGTGTCCCAAAATACAAATATTGTTTGGAGGATTCAGAACCAAATTGCTGACTTGTTGGATCTGAAAATTGAAAGACATTCTGAAGCTGCGAGAGCGAGAACAATCTATTCGAAAATTGAAAGTAAAGGTCGAGTTCTTGTTATCTTGGATGATGTTCGGGAAAAGCTTGAGCTGGAGAATATAGGTATTCCTATTACACGTCGCCAACAAGAATGCACCTCGATGGATTGTCAAAGAGAGATTCCTTTGCATCCCTTGTTTGAAGAGGAAGCTTGGACTTTGCTCAAAAAATATTCAGGCATAGATGATGAGTCATCGTCTGCCCTATTAACTGTGGCACAAGAAGTTGCTAACGAATGTAAAGGGTTACCCAGTACAATTAAAGATGTGGGATCTTCCTTAAAAGGTCACCCCGTTGAGGAGTGGAAAGCAGTCTTAGGCAGTTTGAGACATTCAATGGCTCGCTACCAAATTTTCCTCAGCTTTAGGGGAGATGACACTCGCTACTCTTTCACAGGTTCTCTCTTTGATGCTTTGTGTCGAGAGGGGTTCAAGACATTCATGGATGATGGGGGATTGGAGAGTGGTGACCAGATTTCACTATCTCTAATAAACGCAATTGAAGCATCAAGGCTTTCCATTGTTGTTCTTTCTGAAAATTATGCATCTTCCTCATGGTGCCTTGAGGAACTTGTCACGATCCTTGACTGTATAAAGAAGAAGAATCAGTTAGTTTGGCCAATCTTTTACAAAGGGGATCCATCAGATATAAGGCATCAGAAAAGTAGTTATGGAAAAGCCATGGCTAAACATGAAAGTAGACTTGTGAATGATTCAGAGAAGGTGCAAAGATGGAGGTCAGCTTTGTCTGAAATTGCTGGCTTGTCTGGAATGCATTATAATACTGG GTATGAACATAAATTTATTCAGACGATTGTGGAAAGGGCCAAGAATAATAGAAATCGCTTGTATGTACAGAGCACAGATATGGACTAG